A window of Exiguobacterium sp. FSL W8-0210 genomic DNA:
CTGGCGGTAATATGGTCAACGTTATTCTCGTCGACTTCCGTGGCTTCGATACGTTGTTTGAGATTGCCGTTCTCGCACTTGCCGGAATCGGTATTTACACGATGATTAAATTTAGACGAACAGGAGGGATCGATAAATGAAAAAGCAGGCGAAAAAGCATACGAATGACGTCATCTTAGAGTCCGCGACTTCCTTTATCACGTTCGTCATCTTCCTGTTTGCTGTCTACTTGTTCTTTGCTGGACACTATACACCGGGTGGCGGTTTCATTGGCGGTCTTGTGACGGCGTCTGCTCTTGTATTGATCTTACTTGCTTATGACATCAAGACGTTACGCCGGATTTTGCCATTCGACTACAAATGGATCACGGCTCTTGGCATGTTGATTGCCGTACTGACGGCTTCAGGAGCGCTTGTCTTTAACGTACCGTTCTTCACACATGCACATGACTATTTCAACCTACCGTTATTCGGTAAGACATCACTTCATACAGCGATGTTGTTTGATCTTGGTGTTTATCTTGTCGTCGTCGGTGTGACGATGACGATTATTCAAACGATTGGGGAGAGTGATTAATATGGAAATCATCATGGCGATCGCCGCAGGCATCCTGACGATGTGTGCCATTTATCTCATTCTTTCGAAAAGTATTCTTCGCATTATCATCGGAACAGGGTTGCTCAGCCACGCTGCCCATCTGCTCGTCATGACGATGGGTGGATTAAAACGAGGCGCGGCTCCGGTCTTAAAGGATGGCGTGACTTCCTATACGGATCCACTACCGCAAGCACTCGTCTTGACCGCCATCGTCATCAGCTTTGGTGTCACTGCCTTTTTCTTGGTACTCGCTTACCGTGCTTATCAAGAACTCGGAACCGATAATATCGAAGAGATGAAAGGAACCGATTCGAATGATTAACTTACCGCTACTACCAATCATCATCCCTTTGTTGACGGGTGTCCTCTTGATGTTTTTCCCGCGACACCTCAAAGGACAACGAATCGTTTCCCTCTTTTCGACGATTTTGACTGTCTGTGCCTCCATCTATCTCGTGCTGACTGTCCGGTCAAACGGCATCTTAACAGTCACACTCGGTAGCTGGCCAGCACCTTTTGGTATCACGCTTGTCTCTGACATGCTATCCGCTTTACTCGTCACGACGACAAGCATTCTTGTTCTTTGTATCATCTGGTATGCCATTGTCTACTTGAGCGTTTCCTATCAACGGTACTACTATTTCATCGCCGTTCAATTCCTGCTCGTTGGTGTCAATGGTGCCTTTACGACAGGTGATATCTTTAACATGTTCGTCTTCTTCGAAGTCTTCCTGATTTCGTCTTATGTTTTAATCGTTCTCGGCGGGAAACCGGCACAATTACGAGAATCGCTGAAGTATCTTTTGATTAATGTCATCTCGTCTGCATTATTCGTCATGACCGTCGCCTTCTTGTACGGAATCATCGGATCACTCAGCATGGCGGATATCAGTCAAAAGATTTCAGAGGTCGGACAGCCAGCAATCCTCAACGTTATCGCCTTGTTATTCCTGATCGTCTTCGGATTAAAAGGTGCGATCTTCCCGCTCTACTTCTGGTTACCTGGTTCTTATCAAGTACCGCCGACGCCTGTTCTTGCTCTGTTCGGTGCCTTGTTGACAAAGGTCGGGGTCTACGGGATTTTACGGACGTATAGTTTGTTCTTCTCAAATGAGATTGGAACGATTCATCAAATCTTGAGTATCCTTGCGCTCAGTACGATCATCATCGGGGTGATTGGTGCGCTTGCGACACGGGATGCGAAGCAAATCATCATCTACAACATCATCGTCGCGGTCGGGGTCATCTTGTACGGGGTTTCCCTCATGACACCGCAAGCGCTAGAAGGTGCGATTTTCTACCTTCTTCATGATATGTTGATTAAAGCCGCTTTATTCCTACTCGTAGGAATCATGGTCGGAATTGCCGGCTCGAGTAAGCTGAAAGACATGGGCGGGATGATCAAAGCCTATCCTGTATTAGGTTGGACGTTCTTCATCGCGGCGTTATCACTTGCCGGGATTCCACCGCTCAGCGGATTCATTGGGAAATTCCTGATCGTTCGTGGTGGTATTGAAGCCGGTGAGTTGATTGGACCAATCATCGTTCTACTATCCAGTCTACTCGTCTTGTATTCGGTCGTTCAATTGTTCATGCGTGCCTTTTGGGGAACACCGAAGACTTACTCTGGTGATAAACAAGCGCTTGTTCCAAAGCTACTAGTTCCTACGATTGCCTTAGTTGCGCTCAGCGTTCTCTATGGAGTAGGTGCTGAGGCGATGCGTCCACTGATTCAACAAGCCGTCGAACCGTTGACGAATCCAACGCTCTATATCGATGCCGTACTAAAAGGAGGTCGTTAATTCATGCCATTTCAAGTCTTGCTCAACTTATTTCTTGCATTCTTGTGGATGTTTCTCTCAAACAATTTCTCGGCCTCCGGTTTCGTCATTGGTTACGCGCTAGGGCTGATTGCGATGTTCGCTTTCCGTCGCGGCTTCAAAGGTCGTTTTTATCTCGGACCTGTCGTCGCACTCGTCCTATTGTTCTTCCGCTTTCTCTACGAGCTGGTCGTTGCGAACATCGATGTCTTGAAAATTATCTTAAAGCCGAAGTTAGATATTCAGCCTGGTATCTTCGCCTATGAGACCGAACTCGATCAACCGTGGCAGATCACGTTGCTGTCGATGCTGATCACATTGACGCCGGGAACGCTTGTCGTTGATATCTCGGATGATAATAAGACACTCTACATTCATGCACTCCATATGCCAGAGGTCGATGAAGCAGTCGCTTCGATTCGTGATAGTTTTGAGAAAGCCATTCTGGAGGTGAGTCGGTGATGTTCGATATTTTAATCTACATCGCACTCGGGGGTGTCTTTCTCTCGATGCTTGGTCTATTTTACCGGGTCATCAAAGGACCAAGTGTGGCGGATCGTGTCATCGCGCTTGATTCAATTGGTATCAGCTTGATTTCAATCGTTGGTCTTGTCTCGATCATCTTACGGACGAGCGACTATCTCGAAGTCATCCTGTTGATTGGTATACTCGCCTTCATCGGTACGGTTGCCTTTTCAAAATATATCGAGAAAGGAGAGATCATCGAACGTGATCGCAATCAATGAATTGATCGTCGCGGTCTTCGCCTTGCTCGGTATGGGATTTAGTCTCGTCACCGCGCTTGGTCTGATCCGCTTACCGGATGTCTATACGCGTGCTCACGCTGCATCTAAAAGCGCGACATTAGGTGTCATGTCGATTTTAATCGGCGTCATCATCTATTTCGTCACTGAAGATGGATTCTTCTCCTCTCGTGTCGTTCTCGGCATCCTGTTCGTGCTCATCACAGCGCCGATTGGAGGACATCTGATCGCCCGTGCTGCATATTACAGCAATGTGCCGTTATGGAAATCATCTGTTCGTGACGACTTGTCTCAGAACAAAGAACATGTGGAACCAAAGAAACGCCAAGATGATGTATAAGTATCGCTATGACAAAACCCTCGCTTCCATTCACGGAAGTGAACTGCCCCATAAAAGTTGGACATAAAATCCAACTTTTATGGGGTGTTTTTTATGGTCAAATATACAAAGGCGTTTAAAGTCCAAGTCGCTGAGCGTTATCTAACAGGACGAGACGGATACCGAGGTGTGGCGAAAGAATTCGGGATAGCGCATAACCTGGTCCGTGAGTGGTCACGTCTCTATGAGCGTTGGGGGGAAACGATCTTCGATCCTTCCTATACAACACACTCGCTGGCATTTAAACTGGAGGTATTAAACGACATGGCGACCAATAAGCTGTCCAATAGAGAGACGGCCGTAAAATACCGAATTTCCTCCCCGGGGATGATCTCGAGATGGCGATCGACGTATGATCGGGAAGGGACCGCAGGTCTGGTCGCCAGACCGAAAGGACGTGCCCCGATGGCGAGACGCAAGAAGAAGGAATTTGAAGAGATGACAGAAGTCGAGAAGCTCAAAGAGCGGATCGAGTATCTCGAGATGGAGAACGCTGCGTTAAAAAAATTGAAAGCCTTGGTTCAAGAAGAGAATGCGCGACGAACCGGATCAAGGCACAAGTAATCGATGAATTGCGATCAATCTATCCCGTTCCGGGACTCCTCCGCGTGCTCGGTATGGCACGAAGCGTTTATTACTATTGGCGGACGCGCCTGACGGGCGAAGACAAGTATGCGGAAGTGAAGGCGGCCATCCATACCCTCTTCCACGAACACGAAGGACGATGTGGCTATCGTCGCATCCACGCACTTCTCGAACGCCAGGGCTTCCGGCACGATCCGAAGACCGTGCGCCGTCTCATGAACGAACTCGGTCTCAAATGTCTCGTCCGCATGAAGCGATACCGCTCCTATAAAGGACGGGTCGGAAAGGTCGCACCGAATCTTCTTCAACGTGACTTCAAGGCCACCGGTCTGAACCAGAAATGGGTGACTGACGTCACTGAATTTCACCTGTTCGGAGAGAAGCT
This region includes:
- the mnhG gene encoding monovalent cation/H(+) antiporter subunit G, whose protein sequence is MIAINELIVAVFALLGMGFSLVTALGLIRLPDVYTRAHAASKSATLGVMSILIGVIIYFVTEDGFFSSRVVLGILFVLITAPIGGHLIARAAYYSNVPLWKSSVRDDLSQNKEHVEPKKRQDDV
- a CDS encoding Na(+)/H(+) antiporter subunit F1; protein product: MLGLFYRVIKGPSVADRVIALDSIGISLISIVGLVSIILRTSDYLEVILLIGILAFIGTVAFSKYIEKGEIIERDRNQ
- a CDS encoding Na(+)/H(+) antiporter subunit C; the encoded protein is MEIIMAIAAGILTMCAIYLILSKSILRIIIGTGLLSHAAHLLVMTMGGLKRGAAPVLKDGVTSYTDPLPQALVLTAIVISFGVTAFFLVLAYRAYQELGTDNIEEMKGTDSND
- a CDS encoding Na(+)/H(+) antiporter subunit B, coding for MKKQAKKHTNDVILESATSFITFVIFLFAVYLFFAGHYTPGGGFIGGLVTASALVLILLAYDIKTLRRILPFDYKWITALGMLIAVLTASGALVFNVPFFTHAHDYFNLPLFGKTSLHTAMLFDLGVYLVVVGVTMTIIQTIGESD
- a CDS encoding Na+/H+ antiporter subunit D — translated: MINLPLLPIIIPLLTGVLLMFFPRHLKGQRIVSLFSTILTVCASIYLVLTVRSNGILTVTLGSWPAPFGITLVSDMLSALLVTTTSILVLCIIWYAIVYLSVSYQRYYYFIAVQFLLVGVNGAFTTGDIFNMFVFFEVFLISSYVLIVLGGKPAQLRESLKYLLINVISSALFVMTVAFLYGIIGSLSMADISQKISEVGQPAILNVIALLFLIVFGLKGAIFPLYFWLPGSYQVPPTPVLALFGALLTKVGVYGILRTYSLFFSNEIGTIHQILSILALSTIIIGVIGALATRDAKQIIIYNIIVAVGVILYGVSLMTPQALEGAIFYLLHDMLIKAALFLLVGIMVGIAGSSKLKDMGGMIKAYPVLGWTFFIAALSLAGIPPLSGFIGKFLIVRGGIEAGELIGPIIVLLSSLLVLYSVVQLFMRAFWGTPKTYSGDKQALVPKLLVPTIALVALSVLYGVGAEAMRPLIQQAVEPLTNPTLYIDAVLKGGR
- a CDS encoding Na+/H+ antiporter subunit E, with the protein product MPFQVLLNLFLAFLWMFLSNNFSASGFVIGYALGLIAMFAFRRGFKGRFYLGPVVALVLLFFRFLYELVVANIDVLKIILKPKLDIQPGIFAYETELDQPWQITLLSMLITLTPGTLVVDISDDNKTLYIHALHMPEVDEAVASIRDSFEKAILEVSR
- a CDS encoding IS3 family transposase (programmed frameshift) produces the protein MVKYTKAFKVQVAERYLTGRDGYRGVAKEFGIAHNLVREWSRLYERWGETIFDPSYTTHSLAFKLEVLNDMATNKLSNRETAVKYRISSPGMISRWRSTYDREGTAGLVARPKGRAPMARRKKKEFEEMTEVEKLKERIEYLEMENAALKKLKGLGSRRECATNRIKAQVIDELRSIYPVPGLLRVLGMARSVYYYWRTRLTGEDKYAEVKAAIHTLFHEHEGRCGYRRIHALLERQGFRHDPKTVRRLMNELGLKCLVRMKRYRSYKGRVGKVAPNLLQRDFKATGLNQKWVTDVTEFHLFGEKLYLSPMMDLGNREIIAYTLSDRPTYRFVGEMLDQAIGKLDGEARPILHSDQGWHYQYRAFTGTLHEHGITQSMSRKGNCLDNAAIESFFAVLKSELLYLKEFDDMDHFKCELERYIEYYNHRRIKRRLKNLSPVEYRTQVLKVA